The window AACACTATTATCGACCCGGCTTTTCGGACCAAGGTGTTCTATCCCGGAATGGAAAAGAGGGCACTGGCCGAGACCCTGGAGTCTTTGCGGGTCGTATACACGATACACTCGACCGGACCGGGCCGTTTGCGGGAGCGCCTCGGGTATTCGACGGCGGGTCGATGGGTCGTGTACGTTCCCCGCAGCGGGCCGCTGTACCTGCGAGCGTTGCTGCGACGCGGTAGCGGGGCGCTGGGCTTGCGGGTGCCCGAGGTGGCGCTCGGCGCCGCCGCTCGCACCGTAGGTGTTGCACAGCGGCTGAGGCGCGGTCTGCGCGGGCGCTCGGGGGTAATAGTCCAGGAGGTGGAGAACGTCGACGCTCTCGGGGGCGAGTACGAGGCGTTCTGGGCGCGCGCCCGCGACGGTTACCCGATGACCATCGACCGATCCCCGGCCTTCCTGCGATGGCGGTTTGCCGACAATCCTCACCTGCGCTGCCGGACCTGGACGGTGCGGCGAGGGGGTCGACTTGCTGCGGTGATCATCGGCCATCGACATGTGCTGGAAGGAGCATCCGCGCTCTACGTCGACGACATCGTCGTGGGAGCATACGGGGAGGCGGACTTCACTGCCGCCGTTAGTTGCCTGGATACGCTCGATCCGGGGGCGGATTCCGTGGTCCTGACGACTCTCGCCGTGGACACTCCATTGCACCGGGTCTTGCGCCGGCGCTTTCCGGTGCAGGCGCGGCTGCTCGATCGGTACGGCTCGCGGCTGTTCGACGAGATGCTGGTGCTCGACAAGAGCGACGCGGATAACCCGGAGCCCTGGTACGTAACGGCAATCTTTACCGAGGGGATGGATACTTCGCGGTGAGCCTCAGACCTCCGAATCGGTGGGCGCGGGGGGCATTCTGCGGCGCGCGCGGCGGGCGGCGCCGCGGATCAGGCCGGCGAAGAACCGGAGATCGTCGGTGTCGGCAACCAGCACCTGGCGCAAGGAGACTCCCGCCCGCGGAAGGAACGCGACGAGCAGGATGCCGCACGCTATCGAGTACGAAATCGCCGTCGACATCGCGGCGCCGACAATGCCGAGAGACGGGATGAGGAGGAAGTTCAGCAGGATGTTCAATCCCAATGCCGGGACGCCGGCGGCAATGTTGACCCGCTGGCGGTTCTGGCTGGTGAAGTCGCGGGTCAGGATGACGAACACGGACAGGGCCAGCGCGCCGATGCCGGCCCACAGCAACGGCCTTCCCGCGGGGGCATAAGCCTCGCCGTACCACAGCACGATGATACTTGGTCCTAACAGCACGAGCGGAATCACGAGCGCCCCGGTGAGCAAGAGAGTGCGCCGGCACGCCTGGGCGGTGAGCCGATGAATCTGCTCTTCGGGCAAGGAGGCCAGGCGCGGATACAGGACGACGCCAACGGCCTGCGGGATTTCGAGGACCAGTTCGGTGAAGCGCAGCGCCAGCGAATAGAAGGCGGTCTCGGCGGGGCCGAGGAAGTAAGATACCAGGTAAACGTCGGCGCGGAGAAGCATGTGGGAAGTCAGTGTTTGTGCGTAGGACTGGACACCGAAGGTCAGTTGCCGGCGCAGGAGCGGCGGGTCGATGCGCAGCGTGAACGGGATGACACGCCGCATCGTTACGACGAGCCACGTGACGTTGAGCACCGTCGTGAAGGTGTGGATCGCGACGGCGGCGAACAAGCCGAAGCCCAGTATTGGAAGGGCCACGACCACGAGGACGAACCGCAGTCCTTCGCTGACCAGCAATCGGGTGTTGTACACATGGAAGCGACCGGTCGCCTGCAGGACCCCGTAGAGGTAGTCGTCGAGCAACATGAGCGGCACCCGCATCAGGGCGAAGGCGAGCGCCCACGTGGGCACGTTGCGCAGCACGGTTTCGAAGAGACCGCCCCGGGCCAGCCAGACGATCGTGGCGGCCGTCAGGCCGAGCACAATAGCCAGCGCGGTGGCGTTCGATGCCACCTGCACCGGCGAAATGCGCTCGCGGTTGATGAAGTACACGTTGGCCTGGGTCATGCCCAGCTTCACCAGGGTCACCACGGTCGACGGGACGAGCAGTACCAGAGCGAGGATGCCGCGGTCGTGGGGCCCGAGAATGCGAGCCAGTATCACGCCGGTGGCGATGCCGAGGAGCGACCAGACGGCGCGGGTGCCGAACACCCCGAGGATGTCGCGCGAGAGACGACGGTGTGCCAAGCGAGTTCTCGTTCGGTGGCCGGCTACCGCGTGGCGTTGCCGGGGCGATGGCGGGGATCGACTGGGCGAGGGACGTTCATGGATGCGAGAAGCCCTCGCATAACCGACCCCTGCATCGCTTGCAAGGAAGAGAGTGCGTGGTCGTACACGCGGCCAGAGTGAGAGAAGAGCCATGATTCGGGTGTTGTTTGTCGAAGCTTCGACCGGGGGCGTGCTTGGCGGTTCGCTGACCGGTCTGTACCACCTGATCCGTGGGATGGACCGCACGGGCTTTGCATCGGGTATGGTCCTGTACGAGCCGAAGGGTATCGAGGATGACCTGGCGCGGTTGGACGTGCCGGTGTTCTACGTGACTCGGCGGCGAGTCGAGAAGGAGCATGCGCTGCTGCGCTACGAGGGCTACCGCCAGGCCAAGTCGTGGCAGCCGGTGCGCTCGGCTCTGGCGTTGGGGCGCCAGACCCTGCGCCTCGCGATCGAAGAGATGCCCACCGCACTGCGCCTGGCCCGGATAATTCGCCGCTTTCGTGCCGATGTGGTTCATCTCGGCAACGGTCTGCGCGCCAATTTCGACGGCGTTCTCGCCTGCATGATGACGCGGACGCCGTGTCTGGTTCACGTCAAGGGCTTCGAGAAGTTCACGGACCGGGAACGAAGGATCGCACCGCGGGTCGATGCCCTGGTCAGCATGACCCAGGCGGTCGATGCACATTGCCGGCGACTCGGTGTGATCGGCCGGAGCATGTACGTTGTCTATGACGCGCTGGACGAACAGGGTTTTGTGCCACGGCGGGAACCGGGAGCGGTCCGGGCAGAGCTGGGCATTACCAACGGTTCGCCGTGCGTTGGGGTGGTCGGTAACATACAGGAGTGGAAAGGGCAGGCGGTGCTCGTCGAGGCCATGGCCCGCGTCGTCGAGGCGGTACCGCGCGCCCGCGCGTTGATTATCGGTGGGGTGCATCGTGCCGGGGCGCAGTACGGGGATGCCCTGCGAGCGCGCATCGCCGAGCTCGGACTGGGCGAGTCGATCGCCTTCACGGGATTCCGTCGCGATGTGCCCGACGTAATGAACGCACTCGACGTGGTCGCGCACACGTCCGTACGCGCGGAGCCTTTCGGCCGCGTTATTCTCGAGGCCATGCTGCTCGGCAAACCGGTGGTGGCGACGGCGGCCGGTGGCGTGCCGGAGCTGATCGCGGACGGTACGACGGGGTTTCTGACCCCGCCGGGCGAGCCGGCCGCCCTCGCCGAGCGGCTCATTCCGTTGTTGCGCGACGCCGACTTGCGAAGCAGAGTTGGTATAGAGGCACGCCGCTGGGCGCGCGAGCGATTCAATCTTCCGAGGCACGTTGCCGAGACGTGCGCGATCTACGAACAGCTCACGAAGGGGCACTGACACCATGCGAATTCTCGGGATTTCCTGTTTCTACCACGATTCCGCCGCGTCGCTGCTGGTCGACGGGCAGCTGGTTGCGGCCTCGGAGGAGGAGCGCTTCAGTCGAAAGAAGCACGACTTCGATTTTCCGCGATTGGCCGTTCGTTACTGTCTCGAAACCGCGGGCATCGACGTTCAGGACGTCGACTACGTGGTCTTTTACGAAAAGCCGTTCGTCAAGTTCGAGCGCATCCTCAC of the Candidatus Binatia bacterium genome contains:
- a CDS encoding oligosaccharide flippase family protein, coding for MAHRRLSRDILGVFGTRAVWSLLGIATGVILARILGPHDRGILALVLLVPSTVVTLVKLGMTQANVYFINRERISPVQVASNATALAIVLGLTAATIVWLARGGLFETVLRNVPTWALAFALMRVPLMLLDDYLYGVLQATGRFHVYNTRLLVSEGLRFVLVVVALPILGFGLFAAVAIHTFTTVLNVTWLVVTMRRVIPFTLRIDPPLLRRQLTFGVQSYAQTLTSHMLLRADVYLVSYFLGPAETAFYSLALRFTELVLEIPQAVGVVLYPRLASLPEEQIHRLTAQACRRTLLLTGALVIPLVLLGPSIIVLWYGEAYAPAGRPLLWAGIGALALSVFVILTRDFTSQNRQRVNIAAGVPALGLNILLNFLLIPSLGIVGAAMSTAISYSIACGILLVAFLPRAGVSLRQVLVADTDDLRFFAGLIRGAARRARRRMPPAPTDSEV
- a CDS encoding glycosyltransferase, translating into MIRVLFVEASTGGVLGGSLTGLYHLIRGMDRTGFASGMVLYEPKGIEDDLARLDVPVFYVTRRRVEKEHALLRYEGYRQAKSWQPVRSALALGRQTLRLAIEEMPTALRLARIIRRFRADVVHLGNGLRANFDGVLACMMTRTPCLVHVKGFEKFTDRERRIAPRVDALVSMTQAVDAHCRRLGVIGRSMYVVYDALDEQGFVPRREPGAVRAELGITNGSPCVGVVGNIQEWKGQAVLVEAMARVVEAVPRARALIIGGVHRAGAQYGDALRARIAELGLGESIAFTGFRRDVPDVMNALDVVAHTSVRAEPFGRVILEAMLLGKPVVATAAGGVPELIADGTTGFLTPPGEPAALAERLIPLLRDADLRSRVGIEARRWARERFNLPRHVAETCAIYEQLTKGH